Proteins from a genomic interval of Oceanispirochaeta crateris:
- the yedF gene encoding sulfurtransferase-like selenium metabolism protein YedF gives MKEYKLDARGLACPKPLLRTKQVISDQVFDSLTVLVSNEAARENVLRFLNHIGFQDISWKAGEAEGEFSISSKPGEKSLPEKTNPESRGTTIPERNPEPASGKTVLIASTRIGLGDDDLGRLLMKGYIYTLTQLETPPSCLIFMNAGVTLALDDSESLEDIKILEGKGVHVLVCGTCLDFLKVGDRLQTGQISNMYEIAEKLHAPAGVLTLT, from the coding sequence ATGAAAGAGTATAAACTGGATGCCCGGGGACTGGCCTGTCCCAAACCGCTATTGAGGACGAAGCAGGTCATCAGTGATCAGGTATTCGACAGCCTGACTGTGCTGGTCAGTAACGAAGCCGCCAGAGAAAATGTCCTTCGTTTTCTCAATCACATCGGCTTTCAGGATATCTCCTGGAAGGCTGGAGAGGCAGAGGGTGAGTTCTCCATAAGTTCAAAACCGGGTGAGAAATCACTTCCAGAAAAAACCAACCCAGAAAGCAGAGGAACCACAATCCCCGAGAGAAACCCTGAACCGGCTTCCGGAAAAACAGTTCTCATTGCCAGTACAAGAATCGGATTGGGTGATGATGATCTGGGACGCCTTTTAATGAAAGGCTACATCTATACCCTCACCCAGTTGGAAACACCTCCCTCTTGCCTGATTTTCATGAACGCAGGAGTCACTCTGGCTCTGGATGACTCAGAGAGTCTGGAGGATATAAAGATACTTGAAGGCAAAGGTGTTCATGTTCTGGTATGCGGAACATGTCTGGATTTTCTAAAGGTAGGAGATCGATTACAGACCGGCCAAATTTCCAACATGTACGAGATTGCGGAAAAACTGCATGCCCCTGCGGGAGTTTTGACCTTAACATAA
- the pheS gene encoding phenylalanine--tRNA ligase subunit alpha, whose product MLQNLEDLKNEFSTALNEVKDQSSLVNLKADFLGKKGKLNNILKSLKDATPEVRKTLGMKSNQLKETILADIEKKMTALELFEINERLKKNWQDITYRSSLRDQGLTAAGYHPVTIIQREIEDIFTSMGFEILDGPHIENEYYNFEALNIPDTHPARDMQDTFWFKDMKHLLRTHTSCIQARGMEKRTPPFKFIGPGKVFRCEATDASHEAAFHQLEGMMVGKDISVANLIYFMKTLLSEIFRKEVNVRLRPGFFPFVEPGFELDIECLICGGSGCSVCKQSGWVELLPCGMVHPNVLRHGNVNPDEYNGFAFGLGLDRLVMMRYGIDDIRHLHSGNLSFVSQFKTF is encoded by the coding sequence ATGCTACAAAATCTGGAAGATCTGAAGAACGAATTTTCCACAGCCCTGAATGAGGTGAAAGATCAATCCTCATTGGTGAACCTGAAGGCTGATTTCCTGGGAAAAAAGGGAAAACTGAATAACATCCTCAAATCTCTGAAGGATGCCACGCCAGAAGTTCGAAAAACTCTGGGGATGAAATCTAACCAGCTCAAAGAAACGATACTGGCTGACATAGAGAAAAAGATGACAGCTTTGGAGCTCTTTGAGATCAATGAAAGACTTAAAAAGAACTGGCAGGATATTACTTACCGTTCGTCACTTCGGGATCAGGGGCTGACTGCGGCAGGGTATCATCCTGTGACGATCATTCAGAGAGAAATCGAAGATATTTTTACATCCATGGGTTTTGAGATCCTCGATGGTCCTCATATCGAAAATGAATACTATAACTTTGAAGCATTGAACATTCCCGATACCCATCCGGCAAGAGACATGCAGGATACGTTCTGGTTTAAAGACATGAAGCATCTTTTGAGAACCCATACATCTTGTATTCAGGCTCGTGGCATGGAGAAGAGAACTCCTCCTTTTAAATTCATCGGGCCTGGAAAAGTATTTCGCTGTGAAGCGACCGATGCCTCTCATGAGGCTGCCTTTCATCAGTTGGAAGGGATGATGGTAGGCAAGGATATATCTGTTGCCAACTTGATTTACTTCATGAAAACACTCCTGAGTGAAATCTTTAGAAAAGAGGTCAATGTGAGACTTCGTCCGGGGTTCTTTCCTTTTGTAGAACCCGGATTTGAACTAGATATCGAGTGTCTTATTTGCGGCGGTTCGGGTTGTTCTGTTTGTAAACAGTCCGGATGGGTTGAACTTCTTCCCTGCGGGATGGTCCATCCCAATGTCTTAAGACATGGGAATGTTAATCCCGATGAATACAATGGATTCGCCTTTGGTCTGGGATTAGACCGGCTGGTCATGATGCGTTACGGTATCGATGATATCCGGCACCTTCATAGCGGAAACCTTTCTTTCGTTTCTCAGTTCAAAACATTTTAA
- a CDS encoding metallophosphoesterase family protein — protein MKILHTSDWHLGKKLGNWSRLEEQKEILDEIIEICRIEEPDLILLSGDLYDSWNPPHEAIELLYRSLHRMTGGGKRIILALAGNHDAPEHVEAPDALARECGIFFMGYPESQPEDISLDSGLSASFPDPGMVLFKGLPGVREEVRIICTPYASETRMRRYLDVENKEDALRTVLTKRWKNLATKYFNDQGINLMAAHLFMGSRSELLAEEEPEGEKSILHPGGLEQIYTESLPGECQYMALGHLHRGFPVASSPVPAVYSGSPGAYSLSEKSEGKSVVLITVQPGGKAKYRFHPLQSPWPLYRKTFSSADEAVTWLQEHPRGYVEITMKTEEYLRGAEKQKILQSHERILAIIPELKNKGGEEIFKKRNFSGKSIREVFDEYYRSSRQNTPPGEELMNLLDEILSGQDS, from the coding sequence ATGAAAATTCTACACACATCAGACTGGCACCTCGGAAAAAAACTAGGGAACTGGTCACGCCTGGAAGAACAGAAAGAGATTCTGGATGAAATCATAGAGATCTGCCGGATAGAAGAACCCGACCTGATTCTCCTTTCGGGAGATCTATATGACAGTTGGAATCCGCCCCACGAAGCCATAGAACTCCTCTACCGCAGCCTCCACAGGATGACGGGAGGAGGCAAAAGGATCATCCTGGCCCTGGCTGGAAACCACGACGCTCCCGAACATGTGGAGGCTCCCGATGCTCTGGCCAGGGAGTGCGGTATTTTCTTCATGGGATATCCTGAGAGCCAACCTGAAGACATAAGCTTAGATTCGGGACTCTCTGCCTCCTTTCCCGATCCTGGAATGGTCCTCTTCAAGGGATTGCCGGGAGTCAGGGAAGAAGTGAGAATCATCTGTACTCCCTATGCCAGCGAAACGAGGATGAGACGCTACCTCGATGTGGAAAACAAAGAAGACGCCCTGAGAACCGTGCTGACCAAGCGCTGGAAAAATCTGGCAACAAAATATTTTAATGACCAGGGAATCAACCTGATGGCAGCCCACCTCTTTATGGGCAGCCGCTCAGAACTTCTGGCAGAAGAAGAACCCGAAGGTGAAAAGTCCATACTGCATCCCGGAGGTCTTGAGCAGATTTATACCGAATCTCTCCCCGGAGAATGTCAGTACATGGCACTGGGCCATCTCCACAGAGGGTTTCCTGTGGCAAGCTCCCCTGTCCCGGCGGTGTATTCCGGCAGTCCCGGAGCCTACAGTCTGAGTGAAAAATCAGAAGGCAAATCTGTGGTTCTCATCACTGTCCAGCCCGGCGGAAAAGCAAAGTACCGATTTCATCCTCTACAAAGTCCATGGCCCTTGTACCGCAAAACCTTCAGTAGTGCCGATGAGGCCGTAACCTGGCTTCAGGAACATCCACGGGGTTATGTTGAAATAACAATGAAAACAGAAGAATACCTCAGGGGAGCTGAAAAACAAAAGATCCTCCAAAGCCATGAGCGGATTCTTGCGATTATCCCCGAATTGAAAAACAAAGGAGGGGAAGAAATTTTCAAAAAGAGGAACTTTTCCGGAAAGTCCATAAGAGAAGTTTTTGATGAATACTACCGCAGCAGCCGACAAAACACCCCCCCGGGAGAGGAACTGATGAACCTCCTTGATGAAATTCTCAGTGGACAAGACTCATGA
- the pheT gene encoding phenylalanine--tRNA ligase subunit beta → MYISIEWIKDFVDLPEISPEKLAERFTMATCEVDDVLTTGELLKRVRVVEITQVEDHPDSDHLHLVRFTDGKEERQVVCGAPNVAVGKKVPFAPLGTTFSGGFTLTPKKIRGIVSEGMLCSETELEIGDDDSGLKIFPDDAPLGQSVGDYIGQKNDILFDIDNKSITHRPDLWGHYGMAREFAAVFGNPLKDIWNSEWEKTIRSWMNDEKPPVSISVDPDSANLGFTGISMDNITVKNSPQWMQDRLNACGMRPINNIVDISNYVMLELGIPNHIYDRNTIRGEEIIVRRAGDDKEFVTLDEVTRELLPTDTMVCDAQGPSGIAGIMGGLDSSIADTTSRIFIEVANWKDSEVRRTATRLGLRTDALQRYEKSLDSQLLERTLLRLVELVRESCPEAKVRGSVVMANMPEYSPMVINVSPQRICHVLGKDVPADEIVKILRALDFTVVQSETGLSVTVPSYRATKDIECDADIIEEIGRVIGYDNITPESPLNTISAVRLSEAKVKSRKIQDFMVNRVGALEIMTYPMVGEKLLDQAYWPVKNESLVLVNAMSPESDRMRPSLIPSLMASTALNQKSYSSFRMFELGRSYQEDTKEFSNERYQFGFVAFDKKKSPYLEVANAMEELLNSLNISFRMVPGANDRNPLYPQNWEGLHPYETMDIQIMGKSRGYIGTIHPLVCRNFKIKGQLVIAVLDLTDFQDQRMKDKTRYQPLDRFPSSLFDCTVLADAQTPVEDVVKALKTMKMKELDWVKVADVFVMSEEQKAVTLRMSFKDPEKTLAGDFIKEAEDLAVKTLESKGFPLKV, encoded by the coding sequence ATGTATATATCAATAGAATGGATCAAAGATTTTGTAGATCTTCCCGAGATCAGCCCCGAAAAACTAGCCGAACGTTTCACCATGGCCACCTGTGAAGTAGATGATGTTCTGACCACAGGGGAACTGCTGAAACGAGTGCGTGTCGTAGAGATCACTCAAGTGGAGGACCATCCCGATTCCGACCATCTTCATTTGGTTCGGTTTACAGACGGTAAAGAAGAGCGTCAGGTTGTTTGCGGAGCTCCCAACGTGGCTGTGGGTAAAAAGGTTCCTTTTGCTCCATTGGGAACAACTTTTTCCGGTGGATTTACTCTGACCCCCAAGAAAATCCGGGGCATTGTTTCCGAGGGCATGCTCTGCAGTGAAACAGAACTGGAGATAGGGGATGATGACTCCGGGCTTAAAATCTTTCCGGATGATGCCCCTCTTGGACAATCAGTAGGCGATTATATTGGTCAGAAAAATGACATCCTCTTTGACATAGATAACAAATCCATCACCCACCGACCCGACCTTTGGGGGCATTATGGAATGGCGCGTGAGTTTGCCGCGGTTTTTGGAAACCCCTTAAAGGATATCTGGAATTCTGAATGGGAGAAGACCATCCGGTCTTGGATGAACGATGAAAAACCACCGGTAAGCATCTCGGTAGATCCCGATTCAGCCAATCTTGGGTTCACTGGGATTTCCATGGATAATATCACAGTCAAAAATAGCCCGCAATGGATGCAGGACCGTTTGAATGCCTGCGGTATGAGGCCCATCAATAACATCGTTGATATTTCAAATTATGTCATGCTGGAATTGGGAATCCCCAATCATATTTATGATAGAAATACAATCCGGGGAGAAGAAATCATTGTCCGCCGAGCCGGTGATGACAAAGAGTTCGTAACCCTTGACGAAGTTACAAGGGAGCTTCTCCCTACGGATACCATGGTTTGTGATGCCCAGGGGCCCTCCGGGATTGCCGGAATCATGGGAGGACTGGACAGCAGTATTGCCGATACGACGTCCCGGATATTTATAGAAGTAGCCAACTGGAAGGATTCGGAAGTCCGCAGGACAGCCACCAGATTGGGTCTCAGGACCGATGCTCTGCAACGCTATGAGAAGTCTCTGGATTCACAGCTTCTAGAAAGAACCCTGCTTCGCTTGGTTGAACTGGTTCGGGAGAGCTGTCCAGAAGCTAAGGTGAGAGGCTCTGTTGTCATGGCAAATATGCCTGAATACAGCCCCATGGTTATCAATGTCAGTCCTCAGCGGATTTGCCATGTTCTGGGAAAGGATGTTCCTGCCGACGAGATTGTCAAAATTCTAAGAGCCCTGGATTTTACTGTTGTTCAATCAGAGACGGGTCTATCTGTGACAGTCCCCTCTTACAGGGCCACAAAAGACATTGAATGTGATGCGGATATCATCGAGGAGATTGGACGGGTTATCGGGTATGACAATATTACTCCCGAATCTCCTTTGAATACCATATCGGCGGTCAGGCTGTCAGAAGCCAAGGTGAAAAGCCGAAAGATTCAGGATTTTATGGTCAACCGGGTAGGTGCCCTTGAGATCATGACCTATCCCATGGTAGGTGAGAAGCTTTTGGATCAGGCTTACTGGCCCGTAAAAAATGAATCTTTAGTTCTGGTGAATGCCATGAGTCCTGAATCAGATAGGATGAGACCTTCGTTGATTCCCAGTCTGATGGCTTCTACGGCTCTGAATCAGAAGAGTTACAGCTCTTTTAGAATGTTTGAACTGGGACGGAGTTATCAGGAAGATACCAAGGAATTCTCCAATGAACGCTATCAGTTTGGTTTTGTGGCTTTTGATAAAAAGAAGTCCCCCTACCTGGAAGTGGCCAATGCCATGGAAGAACTTTTAAATTCCCTGAATATTTCCTTCCGCATGGTTCCCGGGGCAAATGACCGGAATCCCTTATACCCTCAGAACTGGGAAGGTCTTCATCCCTACGAAACCATGGATATTCAGATCATGGGTAAGAGTCGGGGATATATTGGAACCATTCACCCTCTGGTCTGCAGAAATTTCAAGATCAAGGGCCAGTTGGTCATCGCCGTATTGGACCTCACAGACTTTCAGGATCAGAGGATGAAGGATAAGACCAGGTACCAACCCTTAGACAGATTTCCTTCTTCTTTGTTTGACTGTACTGTCCTGGCTGACGCTCAGACTCCTGTGGAGGATGTGGTGAAAGCCTTAAAGACCATGAAGATGAAAGAATTGGACTGGGTTAAAGTGGCCGATGTGTTTGTTATGTCAGAAGAACAAAAGGCTGTTACCTTAAGGATGTCTTTCAAGGATCCGGAAAAAACACTGGCAGGTGATTTTATCAAAGAGGCCGAAGACCTGGCGGTGAAGACCCTGGAGAGCAAAGGATTTCCATTAAAAGTTTAA
- a CDS encoding SGNH/GDSL hydrolase family protein, translated as MAQYLFLGDSLTAGNLGCSFVEVLKKEPQMAEHSLINAGVNGFTMEGIRLKMAATLKESSQPEKMILGGGANDILLPYMQSMGPEWDPFIRKLKRHGSVPADNAQAFRETVKMTLSKAFDMKIPEILFCTIPCLGEDLSSSLNRQRQEYNRIIKECCNHFNGAIFDCRCLDWGLIFENELRPSQPGSSYLFRTPEDLGKDSQRLETEGEEVLCQERNLMLTIDGAHLNSAGARLAAQTMLPELLS; from the coding sequence ATGGCGCAGTATTTATTTCTGGGAGACAGTCTGACAGCAGGAAATCTGGGTTGTAGTTTTGTGGAAGTTCTAAAAAAAGAACCCCAGATGGCAGAACACTCACTCATCAATGCCGGTGTTAATGGATTTACAATGGAAGGGATTCGTCTGAAAATGGCGGCTACTCTAAAAGAAAGCTCACAGCCTGAAAAGATGATCCTCGGGGGAGGAGCAAACGACATTCTCCTCCCCTATATGCAATCCATGGGACCGGAGTGGGACCCCTTCATAAGAAAACTAAAGCGCCATGGCTCTGTCCCGGCAGACAATGCCCAGGCCTTCAGGGAAACTGTTAAAATGACTCTCTCCAAGGCCTTCGATATGAAGATCCCCGAAATTCTTTTCTGCACAATTCCCTGCCTTGGTGAAGATCTATCCTCATCACTCAACCGACAAAGACAGGAGTATAACCGCATCATTAAGGAATGCTGTAATCATTTTAATGGAGCCATCTTTGACTGTCGTTGTCTGGATTGGGGCCTTATATTCGAAAATGAGCTGAGGCCCTCACAACCGGGGTCATCCTACCTGTTCCGAACTCCCGAAGATCTGGGCAAGGACAGCCAACGTCTTGAAACAGAGGGGGAAGAAGTCCTTTGCCAGGAGCGAAATCTGATGTTGACCATAGATGGGGCACATCTGAATAGTGCAGGAGCCCGTCTGGCGGCTCAGACCATGCTTCCCGAACTGTTGTCATAA
- a CDS encoding cob(I)yrinic acid a,c-diamide adenosyltransferase, which translates to MRKNKLDFDQITTRGGDSGDTSLFNGERRRKDDPLFYLLGDLDEFSSSLGVVKAGLRQFGPLSNDDIRKVKWLALIEKIQADLIILGGMVADPDNRSKLRNTALGEKETVYLEEFQKKMMEITHFPREFIHPGETIYSAWIDVSRTVCRRCERQIVSLIRNGVMTHLIPGQVYLNRLSDLLFVSARYWEQVVD; encoded by the coding sequence ATGAGAAAGAATAAATTAGACTTTGACCAGATCACGACCCGGGGCGGGGACAGTGGTGACACTTCACTCTTTAATGGAGAGCGGCGACGTAAAGATGACCCTCTCTTTTATCTTCTGGGAGACTTGGATGAATTCTCAAGTTCTTTAGGAGTTGTAAAGGCGGGGTTACGCCAGTTCGGGCCACTGTCAAACGATGACATTCGAAAGGTAAAGTGGTTGGCCCTTATTGAAAAAATCCAGGCAGATTTAATCATTCTGGGGGGGATGGTGGCAGATCCTGATAATAGAAGCAAACTCAGAAACACTGCCCTGGGCGAAAAAGAGACGGTCTATTTAGAAGAGTTTCAAAAGAAGATGATGGAAATCACTCATTTTCCAAGAGAGTTTATCCATCCGGGAGAAACCATTTATTCCGCCTGGATTGATGTGTCCAGGACGGTCTGTCGCCGTTGTGAGCGCCAGATTGTCAGTCTGATCAGGAATGGTGTGATGACTCATCTCATTCCAGGCCAGGTGTATTTGAACAGACTTTCGGATCTACTTTTTGTTTCGGCCCGGTACTGGGAACAAGTCGTAGACTGA
- a CDS encoding DUF3343 domain-containing protein has translation MHDFLFTFETTHQALKGEKYLKSLSYKVKLIPTPFEIFAECGFSLAVQLGEEGLEKVKNDKNWLHADCYLIIQESGGKKHYERV, from the coding sequence ATGCATGACTTTTTATTCACCTTCGAGACCACTCACCAGGCTCTGAAGGGGGAAAAATATCTAAAAAGCCTCAGTTATAAGGTAAAATTGATTCCCACCCCTTTTGAAATATTTGCCGAATGCGGTTTTAGCCTGGCTGTGCAACTGGGAGAAGAGGGATTGGAAAAAGTGAAAAATGATAAAAACTGGCTCCATGCCGATTGTTATCTCATTATTCAGGAAAGTGGAGGAAAGAAACATTATGAAAGAGTATAA
- a CDS encoding sensor histidine kinase encodes MKKKYNLIAKDLPRDKIVKKISSNTDMSRNLVEYAISESKTLTVKTVSYLSRERDYIDRVLKQYLDEIEKPFLVNQVAYCLHELAGNANRANAKRVYFKEQGLDIHCPGDYTTGISTFRQDTFSQIERFHTKQKAAGLYIKIDFQLKDETLRIRVRNNTPLTEEEKTRIHKKFETMKNYSSIPEAYEALEDYSEGAGLGLVMILQLLNNLGFGDDALNVDTNGKETIATLFLKAGNELYKD; translated from the coding sequence ATGAAAAAAAAATATAACTTAATTGCAAAAGATCTCCCCCGTGATAAGATAGTGAAAAAAATATCGAGCAATACAGACATGAGCCGAAACCTTGTTGAATATGCCATCAGTGAATCTAAGACTCTGACAGTTAAAACTGTCTCATACCTTTCCAGAGAACGAGACTACATTGACCGTGTTCTCAAACAATATCTGGATGAAATTGAAAAACCATTTTTAGTAAATCAGGTAGCCTATTGCCTACATGAACTGGCAGGAAATGCCAATAGAGCCAATGCAAAGCGCGTATATTTTAAAGAACAAGGTTTGGACATTCACTGTCCCGGAGACTACACCACCGGGATCTCTACGTTTAGACAGGACACCTTCAGCCAAATTGAAAGGTTTCATACTAAACAAAAGGCAGCCGGTCTTTACATCAAGATTGATTTTCAATTGAAGGATGAAACCCTTCGCATCAGAGTCAGGAATAACACACCTCTTACGGAAGAAGAAAAAACACGTATCCATAAGAAATTTGAAACGATGAAAAACTACAGTAGCATACCCGAAGCCTATGAAGCACTGGAAGACTACAGTGAAGGAGCCGGTTTGGGCCTCGTCATGATCCTACAGCTTTTGAATAACCTCGGCTTTGGAGACGACGCTCTGAATGTGGACACAAACGGAAAGGAAACCATCGCCACTCTCTTCTTAAAGGCAGGGAATGAACTCTACAAGGACTGA
- a CDS encoding SbcC/MukB-like Walker B domain-containing protein, with translation MIPLKLTLEGVYSYRTRQIIDFQTLSEAGLFGVFGSVGSGKSAILESMTYALYGQIERLNEKEQRGYNIMNLQSSSLYIDFEFNHNNEVYRFTVTAKRHKKDFNKVQSPERSGYIKKDSQWVPLPDEGIRGGISAEAVMGLSYEHFRKTVIIPQGKFQEFIMLPPSGRTGMIETLFGLERFNLSSKTSVLLARCREECSFLEGKLDDLQGLSPENLETMDQELDLLNEVIIQKTSDRKKQADQLKELEEILSLKQELSEIEKDLLEMESRRDEIRRKEEELVQFRRLDRLFSQDLTRQKELTRQNQEILQKKEDLTSEISSAEQSLKKQEAYWQRLLKDQEQYGDLIKTRDSLESAVKYKEMQELKERSVLVLKELEQSMKGLESEHNEMILHLENLDQEIVSIEEKVETGEQIKPLQDWYSRSSFLKERLLNQNENIKETQEQKRSSLSRLKELIPDVRIQPEDTASILKEKLMEVLQKEADELEKKRNSLEERKGRQYHLKLLAEMAESLQEGKPCPLCGATHHPEVISTAQEASIDEAEEVLRVSQNEVQTKKEGILEVLNRLEHLESEEEKQQALLKNMKAEKMTLNNEFIWKDYDRDNKDQLLQLEKDLAASKNRLKDLRKKRRALEQKTRESGSKLHNRENEKTKIHAELKSITLQMRTLESKIIPEHRQELPSGQLEDLNTRLEDLNRDYQSLKSSRRAKEEELQILRNEKYSLEISLQNNRKEKSLLEQSIAEKMQSEESPSLERIEKILSQPPDDEKERKIIETYYNAVQLLGEKKKKITVALQGKNEIQADPLELKNSLNELEFSILQDQRRVGALKTQREDLKIKLDQKRTLALSLEKQKIRLDNLKEMASLFKGRKFVEFIAAVYLNELCQLANIRFSSMSNRSLELVFQDNQILVRDFLNEGRLRHIKTLSGGQTFQAALCLALALAEQTGRGKGSFFFLDEGFGSLDSASLETVMASLRQLSREGRIIGLISHVEDLQQDLDVWLRVSRDDELGSRIQSSWKRKEEA, from the coding sequence ATGATTCCATTGAAACTCACTCTAGAAGGTGTTTATTCCTACAGAACCCGGCAGATCATTGACTTTCAGACCCTCAGTGAAGCAGGGCTGTTCGGAGTATTTGGCTCTGTTGGAAGTGGGAAATCAGCCATATTAGAATCCATGACCTACGCACTGTACGGTCAAATCGAAAGACTCAATGAGAAGGAACAAAGAGGCTACAATATCATGAACCTCCAGTCCTCCTCTCTCTATATAGACTTTGAGTTTAACCATAACAATGAAGTCTACCGCTTTACAGTGACCGCAAAGAGACATAAAAAAGACTTCAATAAAGTCCAGAGTCCCGAACGCTCAGGGTATATTAAAAAAGACTCTCAATGGGTCCCCCTACCAGACGAAGGAATCCGGGGAGGAATCTCCGCTGAAGCAGTCATGGGTCTCAGTTATGAACACTTCAGAAAAACGGTGATCATTCCCCAGGGCAAATTTCAGGAATTCATCATGCTCCCCCCCTCGGGTAGAACTGGTATGATTGAAACACTCTTTGGGCTGGAACGATTCAATCTCTCATCCAAAACCTCTGTTTTGCTGGCCCGATGCCGCGAGGAATGCTCCTTTTTAGAAGGAAAACTGGATGATCTTCAGGGCCTGTCTCCTGAAAATTTAGAAACAATGGATCAGGAATTAGACCTCCTCAATGAAGTGATCATCCAAAAAACTTCGGACAGAAAGAAACAGGCAGATCAATTGAAGGAATTGGAAGAAATCTTAAGCCTGAAACAGGAACTCTCAGAGATTGAAAAGGATCTACTTGAAATGGAATCCCGCAGGGATGAGATCCGCCGGAAAGAAGAGGAGCTTGTACAATTCCGCCGTCTGGACAGACTCTTTTCTCAAGACCTGACCCGCCAAAAAGAGTTGACCCGCCAGAACCAGGAAATCCTTCAGAAAAAAGAGGATTTGACCTCAGAGATATCATCCGCCGAACAGTCTCTGAAAAAACAGGAAGCCTACTGGCAGAGACTACTGAAAGATCAGGAACAATATGGAGACCTGATCAAAACCAGGGACTCTCTTGAATCCGCAGTGAAGTACAAAGAGATGCAGGAGCTAAAAGAGCGATCAGTCTTAGTTTTGAAAGAACTGGAACAATCCATGAAAGGATTGGAATCAGAACATAATGAAATGATACTGCATCTGGAAAATTTGGATCAGGAAATTGTGTCCATCGAAGAAAAAGTTGAGACAGGAGAGCAAATCAAGCCACTTCAGGACTGGTACAGCCGCTCTTCCTTTCTAAAAGAGCGCCTCCTTAATCAGAATGAAAACATCAAAGAAACACAGGAACAGAAGAGAAGCTCTCTGTCCCGACTAAAAGAGCTTATTCCTGATGTGAGGATTCAACCCGAAGATACAGCTTCGATCCTCAAGGAAAAACTGATGGAGGTCTTACAAAAAGAAGCGGATGAACTGGAAAAAAAACGAAACTCTCTAGAAGAGCGAAAGGGCCGTCAATACCATCTGAAACTCCTTGCGGAAATGGCAGAGTCCCTACAGGAAGGTAAGCCCTGCCCTCTTTGCGGAGCCACTCATCATCCTGAAGTGATTTCCACAGCCCAAGAAGCAAGCATTGATGAGGCAGAAGAGGTCTTAAGGGTCTCACAGAACGAGGTGCAGACAAAGAAGGAAGGTATCCTTGAGGTCTTAAACCGCCTGGAACACCTGGAATCCGAAGAAGAAAAACAACAGGCTCTCCTCAAAAATATGAAAGCAGAGAAAATGACACTCAATAATGAGTTCATTTGGAAAGACTATGACCGGGATAACAAGGATCAATTATTACAGTTGGAAAAAGACCTTGCTGCCAGCAAGAATAGATTAAAGGATCTTCGAAAGAAGCGCAGGGCTCTGGAACAAAAAACAAGAGAATCAGGAAGTAAGCTACACAACAGAGAAAATGAAAAGACTAAAATTCACGCCGAGCTGAAGAGCATAACCCTTCAAATGAGAACTCTGGAGAGCAAAATTATCCCTGAACATAGACAGGAGCTCCCATCGGGTCAACTGGAAGATCTGAATACAAGACTTGAAGACCTCAACCGGGATTATCAGAGCCTTAAATCGTCTAGAAGAGCGAAAGAAGAGGAGTTACAGATCCTCAGGAATGAGAAATATTCTCTGGAAATATCCTTGCAGAACAACAGAAAAGAAAAATCCCTTCTAGAACAAAGCATTGCAGAAAAAATGCAATCTGAAGAGTCTCCCAGCCTGGAAAGAATTGAAAAGATACTCTCACAGCCTCCGGATGATGAGAAGGAAAGAAAGATCATTGAAACCTATTACAATGCAGTGCAGCTCCTGGGAGAAAAAAAGAAAAAGATCACAGTAGCCTTGCAGGGGAAAAATGAGATTCAGGCGGACCCTCTGGAATTGAAAAACAGCCTAAATGAATTAGAGTTCTCAATTCTGCAGGATCAACGCAGGGTGGGAGCCCTAAAAACACAAAGAGAGGACCTGAAGATAAAGCTCGATCAGAAAAGGACCCTCGCTCTCTCCCTGGAAAAACAGAAAATCCGCCTCGATAATCTCAAGGAGATGGCCTCTTTGTTCAAGGGAAGAAAGTTTGTGGAATTCATTGCAGCCGTCTACCTCAACGAACTCTGTCAGTTGGCAAACATTCGATTCTCTTCAATGAGCAACAGAAGCCTGGAACTGGTTTTTCAGGATAATCAAATTCTGGTCAGAGACTTTCTAAACGAAGGCAGGCTCAGGCATATTAAAACACTCTCGGGAGGGCAGACCTTTCAGGCAGCTCTCTGCCTGGCACTGGCTCTGGCCGAACAAACCGGCCGCGGCAAGGGAAGCTTCTTTTTTCTGGATGAAGGATTTGGCTCCCTGGACAGCGCCTCCCTGGAGACAGTGATGGCTTCATTACGCCAATTGAGCAGGGAAGGGCGAATTATTGGACTGATATCCCACGTAGAAGACCTGCAGCAGGATCTGGATGTATGGCTCAGAGTCAGCCGGGATGATGAACTGGGAAGCCGGATACAGAGTAGCTGGAAAAGAAAGGAGGAGGCCTGA